The genomic stretch GTGGTGACCGAGGTCAGGCGACCTTTTTCATCATAGTCATAGTTAGTCGGAAACAGGCCGGGTACGCTTACCTCAGTGGTGAGCAGAGTTGCCGGGTCATAGAGCGAGCTAACCGTCCTTCCTTCCGGTGAGGTAACGGTTTTTTCCGCCGCCAAGGTGTTATGCACCAGGGTGGTTGTTTTGCCGTTGCTGGTTACCGTTTTGGTGATTTGATCAGGTACCCTGTCTGTATTCGTATCCTGATACGTTTTATCCAGCTCAGTCGTCTTAGTTAAGCCGGTAGGTGACTGGGTTGTTGAAGTCTGTAAGGTCTTGTACTTGTATTCCGGGTCCAAGCCGTATTTACTGGTGCTGCTCATGCCGCAGGAAAGGGTACGCTCCTGAGTCAGGCCATCAGCGGAAACACTGAAGGTACTCTCGTTGCCGCTGGGGTCGATGGTGGTGGTGGAGAAGGCACCGGTGGAAGAGATATTGTCCAGGATGGTGGTGCGGTTCCCCTCGGCAGTGAGAGAGTCGATCTGGACTTCGCCGCTACTGAGCCGCTGCCGGGAGTACTGCCAGTTGCCGCCCTCCTCGTCAATCACCTCAATGATGTGACCGTGTTCATCAAAAACGTGTTCAAAGCGGTTGCCGTTGGGTTCCTCTTCAGCGGCCATCAGACCGTCAGGGCTGTAGGTGAAGTTATAGGCGCTGTTGTCCGGGTAGGTGACTTTGGTGAGATGGTTGTCTGCATTGATTTGCAATTCGGTGCGCAAACCATCTGGGGAAATAATAGCGGTCGGGGTGCCGTCAGCGCCCCGCTCAATGGTGGTCACATTGCCGAATTGGTCGGTGATGGATATGAGATTGTCCTCGCTGTCATAGTCGAATTCGTGCAGGACAAGCCCGGCACCTAAAGCAATGGTCTTTTTATGGAAATCGGTGGCGGACATGATATAGCCGAGACCGTTGGGGTCGGGAATTGAAATGTCACCTGATTCTTCAAGGTGAGATCTGAAAACCGGTGAAACTTTGCGGATACGGTTATTCAACCTGTCGGCAATAAAAATATCGCCCCTCTGATTTACAGCTACGCTATTGGGAATATTAAGTGCTGCTTCAGTCGCCAAGTCGCCATCGCCGCTGAAGCCCCTCGTCCCGTTTCCAGCCACCGTGGTGATGATACCGTTGGTGTTCATCTTAAGGATGGGTTTGTACGAAGAGTCGACAATGAAAACATTGCCGATTTGATCCATAGCTACGCAAATGGGCCATTTAAGTTGGGCCACCGTGGTGATGGTTCCGGTTGTGTCAACTTTGTGAATACGATTATTATACTTGTCGGCAATAAAGATGTTACCCGTCTTATCCACTGCTACATACATGGGGTAGTAAAGACCTCCGGCCACAGTGGTAATAATACCATTGGTATCCACCTTGCGGATGCGATGGTTATATGTATCGGCAATGAAGATATTACCCCCCTGATCCACAGTAACGTTATTTGGGATATTCAGAGCTGCTTCAGTTGCCGGGCCGTCGTCGCCGTCGAAGCCACCGAGGTAGCAGCCTATGGGGACGTTGTAAGTGCTGGTCGTACCGTTACCAGCTACGGTGGTGATAATACCGTTGGTATCCACCTTGCGGATGCGATGGTTACATGTATCGGCAATGTAGATATTACCCCCCTGATCCACAGTAACGTTATTTGGATGATACAAAGCGGCTTCGGTTGCCGGGCCATTGTCACCGCTGAAGTCGGCAGTACCATTCCCAGCTACCGTGGTGATAATGCCGTTGATATCCACCTTGCGGATACGATGGTTGAATGTATCGGCAATGAAGATATTACCAGCCTGGTCTATAGCTATGTCGTGTGGATTATAGAGAGCTGCTTCGGTTGCCGGGATGCCGTCACCGTTGTATACAGCAAAACCGTTCCCGGCCACGGTCGTAATGATTCGGGTATCATTTTTCAGTGAAGAACCATCACCTTTATAAAGACGTGAAGAGCCTGAATCAAAGGCATGATGAGTGGACAGGGTCCAGCCTTCGGCTATGCTCCCTTTACCCCCTCTTGCCACGCCACTAATCGGCAGATCATAATGCATCCAGTTAGTAATCTCCTGAAGAGTCGGGATATCAGTGGAAACAAGCCCAGGCTGACCAAAAGCAGTGGAAGTATTTCCGGCTGTAGAATAAACTCCATCGTAGACAAAACCGATTCGAATGATTGCCGTTGTTCCTGCGATCCTACGCCCTAAATGGTCCAGACCATCCCAAACAAATTTGGCCTGCTGGTTTGGAAGCGGCCCCAAGGTCTCCGAAAAAGTGCGCCCGGCAACGTTCACCTGCACCTCAATTCTCTTCAGCGAGGCCGGTACGGTTGGGCCGCTGACCGGGACCGTAATCGCCTGCCCATATCCTTTTACCCGGTTGGAAGCGTAATGCAGGGTCATATCCGTGCCGGGAATCGGGATGTCTTCATGAAAGACCCGGTCCCGTTTTTTGACATAGGAGTTAATAAACTCCTTGTCATTCGGAGCGTCAGACGTAGGGCACGTTGGTGGTTCATCATCCGAAGGGTTATCGTCAGAAGTTTCGACAACTGGGATACCTTCCGGGGTCGGATCAATTGCATCTGGTGGATCATCCCAAGGCCAGTTGAGATCCCAAGGGGTAAAATGCGTAACTGCTGCCCGCCAAAAGGTCGCTCCCGGAGCATAGCGGGTTGAATTCTCCAAGCCAGCCACCTCATCAGCAAAGGACCCATCAGTATTCAAATCATCCGGCAGATCATCGCCATCCGCATCCAGGGCATCAACAACACCGTCGCTGTCGGTGTCAAGCAATTTGACCACAACACCGTTATCAGACGGCACCCAGACCCCCCGATCCCGGTCGTAATAGCCGACAGGAACCACCTCGCCGACCTCAAAGCCGAGGAAATTATCCACCCAGATAGTAACCGGTTTAGCAAAACGGACCCGTTCCGCCCCGTCCACCGAGAATTCAGCGCAATAGGTATAGGCGGAGGTCGGCGGCAGCACCGCAGGCATGGATTCCGGGGTTGCAAACTCCGTGACCCTGGTGGTGATGGTGGGCATGGTCTGCACATCATTGCCCTCTTCGTCCACCAGATAGGCCATATTATCACCCTGAAAAACCACGGTTGCGGACCGAGAGCCGGATTCATCCGTAACCGGAGAACTGGTATGGGTCACCACTGTTTCAGGATTGCCATCAAAAGTAATGGTGGTGGCGACCGGATCTTCAGCCACCATCTGAATGGTCTCAGCAATAGCGATATCATTCCACGGCACATAAACCTGCCGATGAGAGGTGATATATCCAGCATGTTCATAGACAACGGTCATGGTACCGCCGCCTTCAACAGGGATGGTGAATTTACCGTCGGTGTCGGTGAGGACGGTGCCGTATTCAGGATGGCCATGCATGGTGATGCGGACATCCGCCAGCGGTGAGCCAGCCATATCGTGTACTGCGCCGGTAATCAGAGAGAACCGCTTTGCATCGTATTCAGTAACTGTCGCATCCTCCGGGACCAGATCCTCATACCGGGTGCCGAAGGAGCCTTCCGGCAGCGGTGCCGGGTTGCCCTGTACCTGTACGGTCACCTGGGCGCTGACTGTTCCTTCCGCACCTGAACCGGTGATGGTGTAGGTAGTGGTATGTTCGGGCGAAACGCTCAGGGAATCCGTTGCTGCGACCTCTCCGATTTCGTTGTCGATATGGACAGTATCCACGCCGCCTGCCTGCCAAGACAGCAGGGTTGAAGTGCCGAGGGCGATGATTTCCGGTTCAGCGGAGATTATAACTGAGGGGCCAGCGGGTAATACTTCGACTGTGGCGGTGGCTGTTGCCGTGCCGCCGGGGCCGGTGGCCGTGATTTCATAGGTAATCGTTTCCGTGGGGGAGACGATTTGGCTGCCGCTTGGGGGAACAGTGCCCACACCAGGACCAATATCAGCTGTAATACTGACGGTATCCGCATTGGCACTGGTCCAGCTCAGGGTCGAACTGTTGCCCGCTATGATGGAAACCGGCTCAGCGGTCAGGGAAACCGTAGGCGGTTGAAAGACGGTGACTGTAACGCTTTCGGAAACTGTACCTCCGGGACCGCTAGCGGTGACTGTATAGGTGGTTGTTTCTGTTGGTGTCACGGAAACAGAGCCATTGAGATCCACCGTGCCGATATCATTGTCAATGCTGGCGGTGTCGGCGTTCGTGCTGGTCCAGCTCAAGGTTGAACTGCCGCCTTTGATGATGGTATCCGGATCGGCAGACAGGGAAACCGTGGGCGGTTGAAAGACGGTGAGCGTGGTACTTTTTGTAACACTCCCTCCCAAGTTGGTGCAGCTTATGGTGTAGGTAGCGGTTTCAGCCGGGGATACCGTGGTGGAAGAATTCAGGTTCACCTCACCGAGTTCCTGGTCAATGGAGCAGAAATCGGCATGTTCTGTTGTCCAGGACAATTCAGCATTCTCACCCCTGATAATGGCCTGGGGAGTAAGCGTAAGGACG from Candidatus Electrothrix communis encodes the following:
- a CDS encoding RHS repeat-associated core domain-containing protein, which translates into the protein MQKIASLILLTLLTLLSSNSSEAVEVTVLGPVKYVRTSEASNIFSDAFRAVPKQGMIHVRNGDGIGEDQISSGWVRVNGAEIFTPDDFNQKVLSLESVVNLLEDNSINIEINSKPGSYLEIWVTVDVPLPTAVLTLTPQAIIRGENAELSWTTEHADFCSIDQELGEVNLNSSTTVSPAETATYTISCTNLGGSVTKSTTLTVFQPPTVSLSADPDTIIKGGSSTLSWTSTNADTASIDNDIGTVDLNGSVSVTPTETTTYTVTASGPGGTVSESVTVTVFQPPTVSLTAEPVSIIAGNSSTLSWTSANADTVSITADIGPGVGTVPPSGSQIVSPTETITYEITATGPGGTATATATVEVLPAGPSVIISAEPEIIALGTSTLLSWQAGGVDTVHIDNEIGEVAATDSLSVSPEHTTTYTITGSGAEGTVSAQVTVQVQGNPAPLPEGSFGTRYEDLVPEDATVTEYDAKRFSLITGAVHDMAGSPLADVRITMHGHPEYGTVLTDTDGKFTIPVEGGGTMTVVYEHAGYITSHRQVYVPWNDIAIAETIQMVAEDPVATTITFDGNPETVVTHTSSPVTDESGSRSATVVFQGDNMAYLVDEEGNDVQTMPTITTRVTEFATPESMPAVLPPTSAYTYCAEFSVDGAERVRFAKPVTIWVDNFLGFEVGEVVPVGYYDRDRGVWVPSDNGVVVKLLDTDSDGVVDALDADGDDLPDDLNTDGSFADEVAGLENSTRYAPGATFWRAAVTHFTPWDLNWPWDDPPDAIDPTPEGIPVVETSDDNPSDDEPPTCPTSDAPNDKEFINSYVKKRDRVFHEDIPIPGTDMTLHYASNRVKGYGQAITVPVSGPTVPASLKRIEVQVNVAGRTFSETLGPLPNQQAKFVWDGLDHLGRRIAGTTAIIRIGFVYDGVYSTAGNTSTAFGQPGLVSTDIPTLQEITNWMHYDLPISGVARGGKGSIAEGWTLSTHHAFDSGSSRLYKGDGSSLKNDTRIITTVAGNGFAVYNGDGIPATEAALYNPHDIAIDQAGNIFIADTFNHRIRKVDINGIITTVAGNGTADFSGDNGPATEAALYHPNNVTVDQGGNIYIADTCNHRIRKVDTNGIITTVAGNGTTSTYNVPIGCYLGGFDGDDGPATEAALNIPNNVTVDQGGNIFIADTYNHRIRKVDTNGIITTVAGGLYYPMYVAVDKTGNIFIADKYNNRIHKVDTTGTITTVAQLKWPICVAMDQIGNVFIVDSSYKPILKMNTNGIITTVAGNGTRGFSGDGDLATEAALNIPNSVAVNQRGDIFIADRLNNRIRKVSPVFRSHLEESGDISIPDPNGLGYIMSATDFHKKTIALGAGLVLHEFDYDSEDNLISITDQFGNVTTIERGADGTPTAIISPDGLRTELQINADNHLTKVTYPDNSAYNFTYSPDGLMAAEEEPNGNRFEHVFDEHGHIIEVIDEEGGNWQYSRQRLSSGEVQIDSLTAEGNRTTILDNISSTGAFSTTTIDPSGNESTFSVSADGLTQERTLSCGMSSTSKYGLDPEYKYKTLQTSTTQSPTGLTKTTELDKTYQDTNTDRVPDQITKTVTSNGKTTTLVHNTLAAEKTVTSPEGRTVSSLYDPATLLTTEVSVPGLFPTNYDYDEKGRLTSVTTDSRTVSLSYTGRGNFLASQTDPEGRTTSYTHDPVGRVTGITRPDNSTVQFSYDSNGNMTVLTNPTATDHAFSYNKVNNQNTYQTPLSGAYRYVYDKDRRLVQTSFPSGFQINNIYTDNLLTQTQTPEGNIDYSYLCSSKLGSISKGTESLSYAYDGSLLLTETKNGTLNQVLEFTYNNDFNLSAISYAGGTENLSYDNDGLLTGSGAYTLTRNTANGLPEQVSGNALNRSRAFNGHGELSGEDATVNAQPVSGWSVTRNKNGRILSKTETVNGSTVEYVYTYDDMGRLLTVTRDGSLVEEYQYGLNGNRIYEMNTLKGEAGRSYSYSVEDHLLDAGGVVYDYDADGFLTSKTEGSEETGYRYSSRGELLEVNLTGGDTIEYLHDPQGRRIAKKINGTVVEKYLWLGLTQLMAVYDGSDNLLQRFEYADGRMPVAMTAGGVTYYLGYDQVGSLRTVSDASGNVVQEINYDSFGTILSDSNPAFAVPFGFAGGLHDRDTGLVKFGFRDYDPAIGRWVAKDPIFFAGGDVDLYGYVLNDPVNFVDPEGLFLGGLVKAAWKRAEYGSKNKDLNDLRKIKENADGDSPGEQAKKQLDVIESWISPVPWQSFSILRKIFEPTIDNLEKSRERIEYYQDLLRKDKDKPCP